One Raphanus sativus cultivar WK10039 unplaced genomic scaffold, ASM80110v3 Scaffold3144, whole genome shotgun sequence genomic window, AGATCTCGCCGAGAGGATCGTCGCTCAATCGGATTGTATCGAGCTACGAAGCATCAATTGGAAGTAAAAAAAACCACTGATCTCTCTCTCATTCTATTGGTTTATTAATTTCATTGTCGTTGGTTTGTTTGATTCTAACTGATAGCTTTGACTTTTATGGTTTTGGTCAACAGAGTATTATTCACaattatttgttcttttttttaggAAATTTGACGATGGGTTCCCTAATCTGTTCATACAAAATGCTCAAGGCATTCGTGGGCAGCACGTCGCCTTCTTGGCTTCCTTCAGTTCACCGGCTGTGATCTTCGAGCAGCTCTCTGTTATCTATGCTCTGCCCAAGCTTTTCGTCTCTTCGTTTACACTTGTTCTCCCGTTCTTCCCTACTGGGACTTCCGAGAGAATGGAGGACGAGGGTGACGTGGCGACTGCTTTCACTCTCGCTAGGATACTCTCGAACATACCGGCTTCCAGAGGTGGGCCGACTAGCTTGGTGACCTTCGATATACACGCCTTGCAGGTCTTTCATTACAACCCTTTGATCAATTGCTCTTctgtttgtgttttctatgtttttttatctTAGATTCTTTTGTATGTGTTTGTTTGGATTGTAGGAAAGATTCTACTTCGGTGATACTATACTTCCATGCTTCGAAAGTGGTATACCTTTGCTCAAGAGCAGACTCCAGGCTCTACCTGATTCTGATAACGTAAAAGTCTTTTTCTAGtgacatttttttcttcttcgtaTAATAAAACTCGTTATAGATTAGTGTTACGTTCAAGACGAAATCATGATGGTTTACTAATCTTCATTTGTTTCAGATTTCTATTGCATTCCCGGATGATGGAGCATGGAAACGTTTCCACAAACAACTCCAACATTATCCAACGGTATCATACTTTCTAATGGCTAATAATCTCATTTAGCATCTCACAGTGAACCCATGTGCACTGTTTTAGTATATAGCAACATGTGTTTAGTTAGCATCAGGTCACATTATATTTAAATCCAAAACAAGCATTTGCAGCATCGTATCTTGAGTAGAAAATCTTTATATTATAATCCGTCAGGGGTTTAACCAGTAATCCCTTTTTGTCATTCAGATTGTTTGCAACAAAGTTAGAATGGGAGACAAACGAATAGTGCGCATCAAAGAGGGAGACGCCGAAGGAAGACATGTCGTGATTGTCGATGATTTGGTTCAGTCAGGTGGCACGCTAATCGAATGCCAGGTTCTGTACTCAAGATTCGACTCTCAAGAGTGTATTAACTCCAACTCTCACTTCTTTTGTAACTCAACACTAACTCTTGTTCCCCTTCAGAAAGTCCTAGCTGCACATGGAGCAGCGAAAATAAGCGCATATGTAACACACGGCATATTCCCCAAGAGTTCATGGAAACGTTTCAAGCTTGACACCAAAGGTAACAACCAAATGATATGATTCCATCCAGGGCCGGCCCTTGCAGGAAGCCGATGAAGCACCCGCTTGAGGCCGtgcattttattaattaaattcgGCCacaatttatagatattttcttTAGTCTACTGGTAAACTCATGTCCAATATTCATCAGAACAGGGGTTCGACAACTAGTGGCCACCATCccactttatatttttttctttctgttccTTTTTTCTTCAGAAAATGGCCACATTTGTTTTGCTTGCATCCAGCCATTCAAATTCTAGGACCGGCTCTGATTccatccaaaccaaaccatttttttttcttttttatttgccTGACTAGTAAAAGTCTTTGTATGTGGCTTTACGTGTTGCAGGTGATCCGGCGGAAGGGTTTAGCTATTTCTGGATCACAGACTCGTGTGGATTGACAGTGAAAGAGGTGATGAACAAGCCTCCTTTTGAAGTTCTGAGCCTAGCTGGTTCCATAGCTT contains:
- the LOC108832286 gene encoding ribose-phosphate pyrophosphokinase 3, chloroplastic, giving the protein MAAISPATATTAASLSLPQFTSSSSSSSSSSPFSLSFKTATVGSRCVRCGVRSLENQSGHRSLDFLSNGDPISLINPNSSPISMAAASSESGSKCSKRVCLFHSDETRDLAERIVAQSDCIELRSINWKKFDDGFPNLFIQNAQGIRGQHVAFLASFSSPAVIFEQLSVIYALPKLFVSSFTLVLPFFPTGTSERMEDEGDVATAFTLARILSNIPASRGGPTSLVTFDIHALQERFYFGDTILPCFESGIPLLKSRLQALPDSDNISIAFPDDGAWKRFHKQLQHYPTIVCNKVRMGDKRIVRIKEGDAEGRHVVIVDDLVQSGGTLIECQKVLAAHGAAKISAYVTHGIFPKSSWKRFKLDTKGDPAEGFSYFWITDSCGLTVKEVMNKPPFEVLSLAGSIASALQV